The sequence AGCTTCCTCCTCCTCAATAGTCTCATCTATATCAAATTCATTATGTGTTGAGTAAGAATTTTTATATTCTTCTTTGTAGGTTCTTTTATTGAGAATCTTAAATGGAACAGAGATGGTTGGAATTGGATCACGTATATCACGCTCAGGTTGATAGTCAAGATCATCTCTGGGTGAGAATTCCTCTTCAAATTGGATAAAATCATTTTCTAAAGGTTGATTTTTATTATTAATGTTATGAGATGAAGGAGAATATTTAACTGCTCTTTTTAGCGATAAGGGCTTTGAATTACTTGTAAGTGCAGCTGCTAATGATATTAGAGCACTTGATGAACTTGCTAATGTCATAACTATACCAAGACTTATTGTTGGCGATGTCCAGGTTAGTATTTTTATACGAACATTCTTATTTAAGTTAAATGCAGAAATAGTAACTATAGATATAAGTGGAATAGTGCATAATATTAAAAGTATTTGTTTTCTTAATTTCATTTATTTGGAGCTGACCAACGCTTTAAAGGAGCTAGGTCTTCTCCTAGCAAATCAAATATCCTAATAACAATAAAATCAATCATTTCTTCTAAGTTTTTTGGACTTGTATACCAGGCCGGGACAGGGGGGCAAATAATAGCCCCGGCTTCTGAGACATTTGTCATATTTTTAAGGTGAATTAAGCTCAAAGGTGATTCCCTTGGTACAAGTATTAATGGCCGTCTTTCCTTAAGATGAACATCAGCGGTTCTTTCAATAAGATTGTTAGAAAATCCAGCAGCTATTCTTCCTAAGGTACCCATTGAACAGGGAATTACAATCATTCCTAAAGTTTTAAAGCTGCCGCTTGCTATATTTGCAGAGTGATCACTCCATCTATAACAATTTAGATTTTTTGCATTAATTTTTAGGCGTTCCTCCCAAAAATTTCTTTGAGTTATTGGTTCAAGAGGTACTTTTAAATTATTTTCAGATAAAAAGACTTCGTAGGCTCCTTTGCTCAGTATTAAATTTATACTAAAGCCTTTTTTTAATAGCAATTGTAGGGCTCTTTCTGCTAAAGGCATCGCAGATGCGCCTGTCACTGCTACTACTAGGGGTTTCATCTCTAATCCTCAATAATAGTTTCGCTGATCGATTTATCATCTGAAATTATTGAATTAGGCTCAAGATTGTTATCTGGATCTTCTCCTTCTGTTTCGTAGGCCTCCAGATCTATTTGATTTCTTAAAATATCTATCTTTATAACCTTAACATTAAGTACATCTCCTAGTTGATATATTTTTTTACTTTTTCGACCTACTAAGCGACTTTGACGAGATCTATATTCATACCAATCATCGTTCAGAGAACTTACATGAACAAGGCCTTCAGCCATTGTTGGTTTTATTTCTGCAAAAAATCCGTAGCTTTGAACACCACTAATCACAGCTTCTTTCATCTCACCTATAAAGGGTTCAGCTGATCTAGCCTGAGACATGGAAATAAGTCCATTTCGTAGAGTTTTTGCCTTTTTATGTTGAATATTTAAATAATTAATAATCTTTTCTGAGGTAATATTATTGTGCAATGAAACTAATGTTTCGTTTAATATTGGCCAGTTAATTTCATTTTGACAATTTTTCCTACCTAGTTTTACTGAAGTTTTTATTCTATTTGTTGGGCGTGCTTTACCTTCCTTTAATAAATTAATTAATATATGTTGATTAATAATATCATAGTAATGCAGACCAGGGCAACATATTGGTGCTTGAATGTCTCTCGTAATTAAGGGATTGTTACTTTTACCATCAGGTACAATTGAATCAGTTATATCCTTAAATGTTGGATTAAATGCCACTAATACTGGCATAGGTAAGGCATGGGACAATAACTTATCTAGAACTCTTCTTGATTTATTATTTACAAATGCTTTAGAGAGTTCAGAGGCTGATGGAATTCCCTCTTCGTCTAGCTCAAGTTTTAAATCCAATGCAATTGCTGATTTTGCTACATCAGTTAATGTCCCTGTATCTACATTGTCTGACTGAATTGTAATTCCAGGTAATTTTAAAGCAACAATATGGTTATACCAAGCTCTATTGGCTGCTCTGAGTATAGGGGCTAAGACAGATTGAGGGTCACATTCATTAAATGGTAATTTCCACTGTTCAATTTCTGACTCAGGATTTTGGTTAGATAATTCCTCTAGATTCCCAATTTCTGGAGAAGGCAAATCTAATTCTATAAGTCCACGATTCTTTTCATCATTTAAAATTAACTTGGCACAAAAAATAGTTGTTTGAAGTTGTACTAAATGATCTTTAATTGATTTTAATGCTACTGGAGTAGCTCTAGATTTAGGTTTTCTAGATTGTAAACTTTCTAAATGAAGTTTATTTATAATTGCTACTGGCCTTATTTCACTAAGGTAAAATTCCCAATCATTTATTTCTCCTTGAGCTGTGATATCTAATTCTATTGTTATTGCTTTATTATTGATCCCTGGTTCAAATTTACAAGCCTTTGTTAAATTTTTGCTTAATAATGGATTCCATATCTCTCCAAGGCAATGTGCCTCTGACCTTGTAAATAGCCAATGATCAAGATTATTACCTAAGCTAACTCTTTCTGCTATTGAAGGAATATGTACCCATAATTTAACTCCTCCTGCATTGGGTTCTACATATAAAGCGGGTAGCGGTGGAGAATCATTTCCACCCCAACTCCTAAGTAATAATGAAGGTTGTGATGTTAAATCTCTTCTATTCTTATCGGTAGGATTTTTGATAGTACTCCTAGGGGACAATGTCTCATTTTGTAATCCATTCTTTGTAAGCAGGATATCAATGTCGCCCTTAGAACCACCATCTAATG comes from Prochlorococcus sp. MIT 1307 and encodes:
- a CDS encoding flavin prenyltransferase UbiX, with translation MKPLVVAVTGASAMPLAERALQLLLKKGFSINLILSKGAYEVFLSENNLKVPLEPITQRNFWEERLKINAKNLNCYRWSDHSANIASGSFKTLGMIVIPCSMGTLGRIAAGFSNNLIERTADVHLKERRPLILVPRESPLSLIHLKNMTNVSEAGAIICPPVPAWYTSPKNLEEMIDFIVIRIFDLLGEDLAPLKRWSAPNK
- a CDS encoding RNB domain-containing ribonuclease, giving the protein MFSSAKLLEQLSVEKAQEQKKIEKILKLSKKNDRQKLEIAVQAFTKLGIIQKSDEGLLRVANSSFLEARLRCSSKGYCFAVREDGAGEDIYIRDQFLNQAWNGDRVLVTISREAVRRRSPEGIVHCILERSTSNLLSILELEEGNLIATPLDDRILSTIQLKESDITFYEESNKENLVEVEIDKYPIAQYDPVGHVVRPLPLDGGSKGDIDILLTKNGLQNETLSPRSTIKNPTDKNRRDLTSQPSLLLRSWGGNDSPPLPALYVEPNAGGVKLWVHIPSIAERVSLGNNLDHWLFTRSEAHCLGEIWNPLLSKNLTKACKFEPGINNKAITIELDITAQGEINDWEFYLSEIRPVAIINKLHLESLQSRKPKSRATPVALKSIKDHLVQLQTTIFCAKLILNDEKNRGLIELDLPSPEIGNLEELSNQNPESEIEQWKLPFNECDPQSVLAPILRAANRAWYNHIVALKLPGITIQSDNVDTGTLTDVAKSAIALDLKLELDEEGIPSASELSKAFVNNKSRRVLDKLLSHALPMPVLVAFNPTFKDITDSIVPDGKSNNPLITRDIQAPICCPGLHYYDIINQHILINLLKEGKARPTNRIKTSVKLGRKNCQNEINWPILNETLVSLHNNITSEKIINYLNIQHKKAKTLRNGLISMSQARSAEPFIGEMKEAVISGVQSYGFFAEIKPTMAEGLVHVSSLNDDWYEYRSRQSRLVGRKSKKIYQLGDVLNVKVIKIDILRNQIDLEAYETEGEDPDNNLEPNSIISDDKSISETIIED